From the genome of Tachysurus fulvidraco isolate hzauxx_2018 chromosome 20, HZAU_PFXX_2.0, whole genome shotgun sequence, one region includes:
- the apc gene encoding adenomatous polyposis coli protein — MAAASYDQLLKQVEALKMENSNLRQELEDNSNHLTKLETEASNMKEVLKQLQGNIEDDSNDSQGQIDFLERLKEINLEPSSFSGVKLRSKASMPGSSSGRSADSSPMGSFPRRGVTNEGRDSAGYLEELEKERSLLMAELQKEEKEKDWYYAQLQNLTKRIDSLPLTENFSLQTDMTRRQLEYEARQIRAAMEEQLGTCQDMEKRAQVRLVRIQQIEKDMLKLRQHLQSQPSETEAKHDLMAQTEGAQASGDSAIGNGACSQVTSSRIDHDTASEMSSGGSYSVPRRLTSHLGTKVEMVYSLLSMLGTHDKDDMSRTLLAMSSSQDSCIAMRQSGCLPLLIQLLHGNDKDSVLLGNSRGSKEARARASAALHNIIHSQPDDKRGRREIRVLHLLEQIRAYCETCWEWQESHERGVDQDKNPMPSPMEHQICPAVCVLMKLSFDEEHRHAMNELGGLQAIGELLQVDCEIYGLTSDHYSVTLRRYAGMALTNLTFGDVANKATLCSMKGCMRAMVAQLKSESEDLQQVIASVLRNLSWRADVNSKKTLREVGSVRALMECALEVQKESTLKSVLSALWNLSAHCTENKADICSVAGALAFLVSTLTYRSQTNTLAIIESGGGILRNVSSLIATNEEHRQILRESSCLQTLLQHLKSHSLTIVSNACGTLWNLSARNAKDQEALWDMGAVSMLKNLIHSKHKMIAMGSAAALRNLMANRPAKYKDANIMSPGSSLPSLHVRKQKALIEELDAQHLSETFDNIDNLSPKASHRSKLRHKHNVYGDYDGVCRPDGFNTSGVGVRSPYMNTPVLSSPSSRENRGNADSVRAERDKSLDRERRGVVPEPDSGKRMGMQIPTTAAQIAMVMEEVQNMHLGIDDRTPGSTPDPLIVQDDLIRRKTGVHGHQNMYNYNKQDASGRPCPMPKLEYRASNDSLNSVSSTDGYGKRGQMKPSVDSYSEDDEGKWCVYRKYPADLAHKIHNANHMEDDDGDLDTPINYSLKYSDEQLNSGRQSPSQSERWARPKILDDEIKRTEHNPPRSQSPGYPMYPEGNGESEDKLNKYQPLFVQQDMSVGFRNRGPNEQSSSASGHGMNKKINQTICTVDDFGDDKPTNYSERYSEEEQLDEQPRNYSIKYNEDHHVEQPIDYSLKYSDASSKKPVFSHSKASSSQSSVKEQLSQESSSSVSSIKTQNRQKQLQQSSARSGPGRSIQKSTCKAPTINQETLQTYCVEDTPICFSRGSSLSSLSSEDEMESCKQNVNAASNYTTLAVAEKSSNNAPDQRTTEGQSSSHYVRMKPPRHQGSHVGHGEGSRHQKAVEFSSGAKSPSKSGAQTPKSPPEHYVQETPLVFSRCTSVSSLDSFESHSIASSVQSEPYSGMVSGIISPSDLPDSPGQTMPPSRSKTPPPPPPRTTSIKQKVCMPPHSEKRDLAPRHAAVNAAVQKVQVLPDNDTLLHFATESTPEGFSCASSLSALSMDEPFIQKDVELKIMPPLHEDDHGNKTETEKEDIIESKRQDKPSTESEKDILDDSDNDDDDRKILEACINSAMPTKSSRKPKKQTPPTTSRIPPPVVCKPSQLPVYKLLPSQSRGQLQKHMALSHGEDMPRVYCVEGTPTNFSTATSLSDLTIDSPPNELAAIEIPAPQAEASNQRRDTVPEGKSAETTDIAGAFDLQCAPGENEGDDILAECINSAMPKGKTHKPFRVQKMSDQPQHPPTATGSLVQQEFEKKKPTSPVKPMPQSSEYRARMLKRPDAPSNFSEAAYPDKNTETKKLESKACPRLADKPLNTEERARPGFAFDSPHHYTPIEGTPYCFSRNDSLSSLDFEDDDLDLSKEKAELRKDKEQRNLPPSKSNGEHSGNTKNVCTFQIAPSKALQKPGFSIASKENTGPVHDEKQNFSIEDTPVCFSRNSSLSSLSDIDQENNNKDCSHKEDTSQVEMPRPQASGYAPKAFHVEDTPVCFSRNSSLSSLSIDSEDDLLQECISSAMPKKKKQPPRNKSDDHGVKEEKSMLADGILAEEPDLILDLTDTHSPISEQALSPDSESFDWKAIQEGANSIVSSLHQAAASLSRQGSSDSDSILSLKSGISIGSPFHLPSNQDDNKPPAHKGPRILKPGEKSTLETKKKEDEVAKSLKGGKKVYKSLITGKPRPSLETMTSQQRQAQVPVVSRGRTMVHVPGVRSSSPSTSPIPKKPPPRGQATKPPAPQAPNSGNSPRTMKTPSKSDPSPAREPAASQGGSSKTSSRSGSRDSTPSRPPQQSLARPMQSPGRTSASPGRNGLTPPNKFSQIPRNVSPSATSKPGSGRMSYPSPGRQLSQHTPPKHSGLPRSTSGIPRSESASKILNQSGATGPSKKAELSRMSSTRSSGSESDRSEKPGLVRQSTFIKEAPSPTLKRKLEESASFESLSPSSTSQSQTPISSPSLPDMSLTLPYQGSGWKKSPQSQNSSENGDGKSLRRHDISRSHSESPSRLPINRGGTWKREHSKHSSSLPRVGTWKRTGSSSSILSASSESSEKGRSEDERQPANPPQRSGQNKDGGLERKGTWRKIKDSDKGHSMTLDLPDPTTDVRTAHQTSTTESVSEDVWVRIEDCPINSPKSSKSPTANTPPVIDGFSGRLHPSDWDLSEMHHRQPTTNENGASRRLGSETNLNLIRSNESLDKKVTDIKPVLSTPNIATEVHEIAIAERTPFSSTNSSKHSSPSGAVAARVSPFNYTPSPRKSSADNTTPRPSQIPTPVNSSVKKIDSKGETTESGSYIVTSV; from the exons ATGGCTGCAGCATCATATGATCAGCTGCTGAAGCAAGTGGAGGCCCTGAAGATGGAGAACTCCAACCTGAGACAAGAGCTCGAGGATAACTCGAACCACCTCACCAAGCTGGAAACCGAGGCCTCTAACATGAAG GAGGTGCTGAAGCAGCTCCAAGGAAATATTGAAGACGACTCAAATGATTCCCAGGGCCAGATTGACTTTTTGGAGAGGCTTAAAG AGATAAATCTGGAGCCTAGCAGTTTCTCGGGGGTTAAACTGAGATCTAAAGCGTCCATGCCAGGCTCAAGTTCAGGCCGCTCTGCCGACAGCAGCCCCATGGGTTCCTTTCCAAGGAGAGGAGTCACAAACGAGGGCAGAGACAGCGCCGGATACCTGGAAGAGCTTGAAAAGGAGAG gTCCTTGTTAATGGCTGAGCTtcagaaagaggaaaaagagaaggatTGGTACTACGCCCAGTTGCAAAACCTCACCAAAAGGATCGACAGCCTGCCACTGACTGAGAAT TTTTCATTACAGACTGACATGACGCGCAGGCAGCTGGAATACGAGGCTCGGCAGATTCGGGCAGCGATGGAGGAGCAACTGGGCACCTGCCAGGACATGGAGAAGAGAGCACAG GTGCGATTGGTGCGAATCCAGCAGATCGAGAAGGACATGCTGAAGCTGCGCCAGCACTTACAATCCCAGCCTTCAGAAACCGAG GCCAAGCATGACCTCATGGCCCAGACTGAGGGGGCGCAGGCATCAGGAGACTCAGCCATTGGAAATGGAGCTTGCTCTCAG GTCACAAGCTCTCGTATAGATCATGACACAGCCAGTGAGATGAGTAGTGGAGGAAGCTACTCGGTTCCACGTAGACTTACCAGTCATTTGGGCACAAAG GTGGAAATGGTGTACTCTCTGCTCTCCATGCTGGGCACGCATGATAAGGACGACATGTCTCGCACTCTCCTGGCCATGTCCAGTTCTCAGGACAGTTGTATAGCCATGCGTCAATCTGGCTGCCTTCCGCTGCTCATCCAGCTCTTGCATGGCAATGACAAGGACTCTGTTCTGCTGGGCAACTCTCGAGGCAGCAAGGAGGCCCGAGCCAGGGCCAGTGCTGCTCTACATAACATCATCCACTCGCAGCCTGACGACAAGCGCGGTCGGAGAGAAATCAGGGTTCTTCACTTGCTGGAACAGATCAGGGCTTATTGCGAGACCTGCTGGGAATGGCAGGAGAGCCATGAGCGTGGAGTAGACCAAGACAAAAACCCAA tGCCTTCCCCTATGGAGCACCAGATCTGCCCAGCTGTTTGTGTTCTCATGAAGCTGTCCTTTGACGAGGAGCATAGACATGCAATGAACGAACTTG GTGGATTGCAGGCTATAGGTGAACTGTTGCAGGTGGACTGTGAAATTTATGGCCTTACGAGTGACCACTACAGTGTTACACTAAGACGATATGCTGGCATGGCTCTAACTAATTTAACTTTTGGAGATGTAGCCAACAAG GCCACGCTTTGTTCCATGAAGGGATGTATGAGGGCCATGGTAGCGCAACTGAAATCTGAGAGTGAGGATTTACAACAG GTAATTGCCAGTGTGTTGAGAAACCTGTCTTGGCGTGCTGACGTCAATAGTAAAAAAACATTGCGTGAGGTTGGCAGTGTTAGGGCTCTAATGGAGTGTGCTCTTGAGGTTCAGAAG gAATCAACACTAAAAAGTGTGCTTAGTGCCCTTTGGAACCTGTCTGCTCATTGCACTGAAAACAAGGCTGATATCTGTTCTGTTGCTGGTGCATTAGCCTTTTTAGTGAGCACTCTAACCTACAGAAGCCAAACCAACACCCTTGCCATTATAGAAAGCGGTGGAGGCATCTTGAGGAATGTCTCAAGTCTTATAGCCACAAACGAGGAGCACAG gCAAATCCTGCGGGAGAGCAGCTGTCTGCAGACCCTTCTTCAGCATCTCAAATCTCATAGCTTAACCATAGTGAGCAATGCCTGTGGAACTCTGTGGAACCTCTCTGCTCGAAATGCGAAAGACCAGGAGGCATTGTGGGATATGGGTGCAGTTAGTATGCTAAAGAATCTGATTCATTCCAAGCACAAAATGATTGCTATGGGTAGTGCTGCTGCTCTGAGGAACCTCATGGCCAATCGGCCTGCCAAATATAAGGATGCAAACATAATGTCTCCTGGATCTAGCCTGCCTTCACTACAtgtaagaaaacagaaagcaCTAATTGAAGAACTAGATGCACAACATCTTTCTGAAACTTTTGATAATATAGATAATTTGAGTCCCAAGGCTTCTCACAGGAGCAAACTCCGACACAAGCACAATGTTTACGGTGATTATGATGGGGTGTGCAGACCAGATGGTTTCAACACTAGCGGTGTTGGTGTTCGTTCTCCTTACATGAACACACCAGTTCTCTCCAGCCCATCTTCTCGGGAGAACAGGGGAAATGCAGACAGTGTTAGGGCTGAGAGAGACAAGAGTCTGGATCGGGAGAGAAGAGGCGTCGTCCCAGAACCTGACTCGGGTAAAAGAATGGGAATGCAAATTCCAACCACTGCAGCACAAATAGCAATGGTAATGGAAGAAGTACAAAACATGCACTTGGGCATAGATGACCGAACTCCTGGATCTACTCCTGACCCTCTCATAGTTCAGGATGACCTCATCAGACGTAAGACTGGGGTTCATGGTCACCAAAACATGTACAACTATAATAAACAAGATGCATCAGGGAGACCTTGCCCAATGCCCAAATTGGAGTATAGAGCTTCTAATGACAGCCTTAATAGTGTCAGCAGCACTGATGGTTATGGAAaaagaggtcagatgaaaccatCTGTAGACTCTTACTCTGAAGATGACGAAGGGAAATGGTGTGTCTACAGAAAATATCCAGCTGATCTGGCCCATAAGATACACAATGCAAATCATatggaggatgatgatggtgatttaGACACGCCAATTAACTATAGTTTGAAGTATTCGGATGAGCAGCTCAACTCTGGCCGGCAAAGCCCCAGCCAGAGTGAGAGATGGGCAAGGCCAAAGATTTTGGACGATGAAATTAAACGCACTGAACACAATCCACCCAGGTCCCAAAGCCCAGGGTACCCAATGTACCCCGAGGGAAATGGTGAAAGTGAAGATAAGCTTAACAAATACCAGCCCCTGTTTGTTCAACAGGACATGTCTGTAGGATTCCGAAACAGGGGACCTAATGAGCAAAGTAGCAGTGCATCTGGCCAtggaatgaacaaaaaaattaaccaaACTATTTGTACTGTGGATGATTTTGGTGATGACAAACCGACAAACTACAGCGAGCGCTATTCAGAAGAGGAACAACTCGATGAACAGCCTAGAAATTACAGCATAAAATACAATGAAGATCACCACGTAGAACAACCTATTGATTATAGTCTGAAGTATTCTGATGCGTCTTCTAAAAAGCCAGTGTTCAGTCACTCAAAAGCATCATCTTCACAGAGCTCTGTCAAGGAACAGTTAAGCCAGGAAAGTTCATCATCGGTTTCATCGATAAAAACTCAGAATAGGCAAAAACAGCTCCAGCAATCTTCGGCTCGATCAGGGCCTGGTAGGTCAATTCAAAAGAGCACTTGTAAGGCTCCAACAATAAATCAAGAAACATTGCAGACCTATTGTGTAGAAGATACACCTATATGTTTTTCAAGGGGGAGCTCCTTATCATCATTATCTTCTGAAGACGAAATGGAGAGCTGTAAGCAGAATGTAAATGCAGCAAGTAATTACACAACTTTGGCTGTTGCTGAGAAGTCGTCCAATAATGCTCCTGATCAGCGCACAACAGAAGGCCAGTCATCCAGCCATTATGTAAGAATGAAGCCACCACGACACCAAGGATCTCATGTTGGGCATGGTGAGGGTTCCAGACATCAAAAAGCAGTAGAATTTTCATCAGGTGCTAAATCACCATCGAAAAGTGGTGCACAGACACCAAAAAGTCCTCCTGAGCATTATGTGCAAGAGACACCTCTTGTTTTTAGCAGATGCACTTCTGTCAGCTCTCTTGACAGCTTTGAGAGCCACTCCATTGCAAGCTCAGTACAAAGTGAGCCATACAGTGGAATGGTCAGCGGCATAATCAGCCCTAGTGACCTGCCTGATAGCCCTGGCCAAACCATGCCACCCAGTCGTAGCAAgacacctccacctccacccccgCGTACGACATCCATAAAGCAGAAAGTTTGCATGCCACCACATTCTGAAAAACGTGACTTGGCACCAAGACATGCAGCTGTCAATGCTGCTGTGCAAAAAGTGCAAGTGCTTCCAGATAATGACACACTTCTTCATTTTGCTACAGAGAGTACTCCAGAGGGATTTTCATGTGCTTCTAGTCTCAGTGCATTAAGTATGGACGAGCCCTTTATTCAGAAGGATGTGGAGCTAAAAATAATGCCCCCGCTTCATGAGGATGACCACGGAAACAAGACTGAAACGGAGAAAGAAGACATTATAGAGTCCAAGAGGCAAGACAAGCCATCGACTGAATCCGAGAAAGACATATTGGATGACtctgacaatgatgatgatgatagaaaGATCCTAGAAGCATGCATAAATTCAGCCATGCCTACAAAGTCTTCGAGAAAACCCAAGAAACAAACACCTCCAACCACTTCAAGAATACCACCACCGGTGGTCTGTAAACCCAGCCAGCTCCCTGTTTACAAATTACTACCCTCACAAAGCAGAGGGCAACTGCAAAAACATATGGCACTAAGTCATGGAGAAGACATGCctcgtgtatattgtgtagaaGGAACACCTACTAACTTCTCCACAGCAACATCTCTTAGTGACCTTACTATTGATTCACCTCCAAATGAGTTGGCTGCTATTGAAATTCCAGCTCCACAAGCAGAGGCTTCAAATCAAAGACGAGACACCGTCCCAGAGGGTAAAAGTGCAGAAACAACCGACATCGCTGGTGCTTTTGACTTGCAGTGTGCTCCTGGTGAGAATGAAGGGGATGACATTCTTGCTGAGTGCATCAACTCGGCAATGCCAAAAGGTAAAACACACAAGCCGTTCAGGGTGCAAAAAATGTCAGATCAGCCTCAGCATCCACCTACTGCTACTGGAAGTTTAGTTCAGCAAgagtttgaaaagaaaaagccAACGTCACCTGTAAAACCAATGCCACAAAGCAGTGAATATAGAGCAAGAATGCTCAAGCGACCAGATGCCCCTAGCAACTTTTCAGAGGCAGCATATCctgataaaaacacagaaacaaaaaaactagAGTCTAAAGCATGCCCCAGATTGGCAGATAAGCCTTTGAATACTGAGGAACGTGCCCGTCCAGGTTTTGCCTTTGATTCTCCACATCATTACACACCAATTGAGGGTACCCCTTATTGCTTTTCTCGCAACGATTCACTAAGCTCTCTTGACTTCGAGGACGACGATCTTGACCTTTCAAAAGAGAAAGCCGAGCTCCGAAAAGATAAGGAACAAAGAAACCTTCCACCCTCCAAAAGTAATGGAGAGCATTCTGGAAACACCAAAAACGTGTGCACGTTTCAGATTGCACCATCAAAGGCCCTTCAAAAACCAGGTTTTTCAATTGCATCCAAAGAAAATACTGGACCGGTGCATGATGAAAAGCAAAACTTTTCAATAGAGGACACCCCAGTTTGTTTCTCAAGAAATTCCTCCCTTAGTTCTCTTAGTGACATTGaccaagaaaacaacaacaaagattGCTCACACAAAGAGGACACGTCACAAGTAGAAATGCCCAGGCCCCAAGCCTCTGGCTATGCACCAAAAGCCTTTCATGTGGAGGATActcctgtgtgtttctcacGAAATAGTTCTCTTAGCTCTCTCAGTATTGATTCTGAGGATGACCTCCTACAAGAGTGCATCAGTTCTGCAATgccaaagaaaaagaagcaacCACCTAGAAATAAGAGCGATGACCATGGTGTCAAGGAAGAGAAAAGCATGCTAGCTGATGGTATTTTAGCAGAGGAACCAGACCTCATACTGgatctcacagatacacacagtcCTATTTCAGAGCAAGCCTTGTCTCCAGACTCTGAATCATTTGACTGGAAAGCCATCCAAGAGGGTGCTAATTCAATTGTTAGCAGTCTGCACCAGGCTGCAGCCAGTCTATCCAGACAAGGATCATCCGATTCAGATTCTATCCTTTCTCTTAAATCTGGCATTTCCATTGGCTCCCCTTTCCACCTGCCTTCAAATCAAGATGACAATAAGCCACCTGCCCATAAAGGGCCAAGAATATTGAAACCTGGTGAAAAAAGTACTttagagacaaaaaagaaagaagatgaaGTTGCTAAAAGCTTAAAAGGTGGTAAGAAAGTATATAAAAGTCTTATCACTGGAAAACCAAGACCCAGTCTTGAGACCATGACTTCTCAGCAGAGACAAGCTCAAGTTCCTGTAGTATCACGAGGAAGGACAATGGTTCATGTCCCTGGTGTGAGAAGCAGTTCTCCGAGTACCAGCCCTATTCCAAAAAAGCCTCCTCCCCGTGGACAAGCCACAAAACCCCCAGCTCCTCAGGCACCAAATTCTGGAAACTCACCTAGGACTATGAAAACACCATCAAAATCAGACCCTAGTCCTGCTAGAGAACCAGCTGCTTCCCAAGGAGGATCAAGTAAAACCTCCTCTCGATCAGGATCAAGAGATTCTACACCATCTAGACCACCCCAACAATCCCTAGCTAGACCCATGCAGTCTCCTGGTCGTACCTCTGCCTCGCCAGGTAGGAACGGTCTAACTCCACCAAACAAATTCTCTCAGATACCTCGTAATGTTTCTCCAAGTGCAACTTCCAAACCTGGGTCCGGTCGAATGTCTTACCCCTCTCCAGGAAGGCAGCTGAGTCAGCATACACCTCCAAAACATAGTGGCTTGCCAAGAAGCACCAGTGGTATCCCTAGGAGTGAATCTgcttcaaaaattctaaatcagAGTGGCGCCACAGGCCCTTCCAAAAAAGCAGAGCTCTCTCGAATGTCTTCCACAAGGTCAAGTGGGAGCGAGTCTGACAGATCAGAGAAACCAGGTCTTGTTCGCCAATCCACGTTTATTAAAGAAGCCCCAAGTCCAACCCTGAAAAGGAAATTAGAGGAGTCTGCTTCTTTTGAGTCTTTGTCTCCTTCCTCTACTAGTCAGTCTCAAACACCTATTTCAAGTCCATCCTTACCAGACATGTCTCTCACTCTGCCTTATCAAGGAAGTGGCTGGAAAAAGTCCCCCCAAAGCCAAAACTCCTCTGAAAACGGAGACGGTAAGTCACTTAGACGGCATGACATCTCCCGATCCCATTCAGAGAGCCCCTCTAGACTCCCAATTAACAGAGGAGGGACATGGAAAAGGGAGCACAGCAAACATTCTTCCTCTCTCCCAAGAGTAGGAACATGGAAAAGAACAGGAAGCAGTTCCTCTATACTCTCTGCATCATCTGAGTCTAGTGAAAAGGGCAGAAGTGAAGATGAACGCCAGCCAGCTAATCCACCTCAGCGATCTGGACAGAACAAGGACGGGGGTCTAGAAAGAAAAGGAACATGGAGGAAAATTAAAGATAGTGACAAGGGACACTCGATGACTCTTGACCTACCTGATCCAACCACGGATGTACGCACAGCACATCAAACGAGCACCACGGAATCAGTATCTGAGGATGTCTGGGTGAGGATTGAGGACTGTCCTATCAACAGCCCTAAGTCTAGTAAGTCACCAACGGCAAACACACCACCAGTAATTGATGGGTTTTCTGGAAGACTCCATCCTAGTGATTGGGACTTGAGTGAAATGCATCATAGGCAGCCAACAACCAACGAGAACGGAGCCAGTCGACGTCTTGGTTCGGAaacaaatttgaatttaattcgAAGTAATGAGAGTCTTGACAAAAAGGTGACTGACATAAAGCCTGTTTTAAGCACTCCAAATATCGCTACGGAAGTTCACGAAATTGCAATTGCTGAGCGTACACCTTTCAGCTCAACCAATTCCAGCAAACACAGCTCTCCAAGTGGTGCTGTTGCTGCCCGGGTTAGCCCTTTTAACTATACGCCAAGCCCGAGAAAGAGTAGCGCTGACAACACAACACCAAGACCATCTCAGATCCCCACACCAGTTAAcagcagtgtaaaaaaaatagactCCAAAGGAGAGACGACAGAAAGCGGATCCTATATTGTCACCtcggtgtaa
- the LOC113638303 gene encoding C3a anaphylatoxin chemotactic receptor: MNDSLDEDYSYDYDIDLSGTSIKSIEVASLVFYCLTCFLGVPGNALVVWIAGVKMKRTINTIWFLNLAIADLLCCLSIPFTVAVILLKHDWPYGDAMCKVLPTIIVINMFASVFTLNLISLDRFIQVVKPVWAQNNRTIRLAWICCALAWALAILLSLPNLILRKTFTSETFNMTICMFSSRNTTNIDEFSSDKDASYRALTMARFVLGFLIPLLSIVFCYSGISRKVMSSQFHAGRAFRIMLAVVVAFFLSWFPYHVVGLLEVYGGTQEATLAEDLDPLVISFAYANSCMNPIFYVFVGQDFKEKVKLSLRRVFEKAFSEDNTMSSKGQQSYCTNSSNAQL; the protein is encoded by the coding sequence ATGAATGACTCCTTGGACGAAGACTATTCATATGACTATGACATTGATTTGTCTGGAACATCAATTAAATCAATTGAAGTAGCATCGCTTGTGTTCTACTGCCTAACATGCTTCCTTGGAGTTCCTGGGAATGCCCTTGTAGTATGGATTGCAGgagtgaagatgaagaggacCATTAACACCATCTGGTTTCTGAACCTGGCCATCGCCGACCTCCTGTGCTGCCTGTCCATACCTTTTACCGTGGCTGTAATCCTTCTAAAGCATGACTGGCCTTATGGAGACGCTATGTGCAAAGTCCTACCCACGATCATTGTCATCAACATGTTTGCCAGCGTCTTTACCCTGAACCTCATCAGCCTGGATCGCTTTATCCAGGTTGTTAAACCAGTGTGGGCTCAGAACAACCGTACGATCAGGTTAGCATGGATATGCTGCGCTTTGGCATGGGCACTGGCCATACTCCTCAGCCTTCCGAATCTAATCCTACGAAAAACGTTCACATCAGAGACCTTTAACATGACCATCTGCATGTTCAGTAGCAGAAATACTACAAATATAGATGAATTCAGCTCCGACAAAGATGCCTCTTACAGGGCGCTAACCATGGCCCGGTTTGTGCTAGGCTTCCTCATACCACTCCTGTCCATTGTGTTTTGCTACAGTGGAATCAGCCGGAAGGTTATGAGCAGCCAATTTCATGCAGGAAGAGCATTCCGTATCATGTTGGCTGTCGTGGTGGCATTTTTTCTCTCCTGGTTTCCCTACCATGTGGTGGGTCTGTTGGAGGTTTATGGTGGGACACAAGAAGCCACACTAGCTGAAGACCTTGATCCCCTGGTCATCTCTTTCGCATATGCCAACAGTTGCATGAACCCAATATTCTATGTGTTTGTGGGGCAGGACTTTAAAGAGAAAGTCAAACTCTCGCTGAGACGGGTCTTCGAGAAGGCGTTTAGCGAAGATAACACGATGAGTTCCAAAGGACAACAGTCGTACTGCACCAACTCCTCAAATGCCCAGCTGTGA